AGACGCTCTGAAAAACAGCGGCGTCTGGGGTCGTCTGGAACGGTATCCGTTTAGAGACACGTACACAAAGAAACGCTCCTGAGATTTTCAGGAGCGTTTCTTTGTGCGCTAAGGGCTGGCCGCCATCACCAGCCGCGCTTTTTCCACTCCGCGAGGCTGCCGCGCTGGGCTCCCAGCGTGGTGCCGTCGCCATGGCCGGGGTGCACGAGCGTGTCATCGGGGAGTTGGTCGAAAATGCGAGTGACCACATCGGTGTAGAGCGATGAGAATCGCGCCGCGTCATCGTTTGTGTTTCCCAACCCGCCGGGAAAGAGCGAATCACCCGTGAACAGATGCGCGGGGCCCTCAGGATCGCGGTAGAGCAGAGCAATTGATCCGGGAGTGTGTCCGCGCAGGTGGATGACGTTCAGGTCAATGTCATCAAGTGAGCGCACGTCCCCGTGGTGCAGGGGA
This sequence is a window from Cryobacterium sp. CG_9.6. Protein-coding genes within it:
- a CDS encoding MBL fold metallo-hydrolase; this translates as MYGLTNLTVRSIAVSEMSNNVYVLTSKTTGAQVLIDAADNAPAIFALLAEAQNDTSADAKLGLIVTTHSHWDHVRALAEVREATQAPTAAGHDDIADIAVPTDVPLHHGDVRSLDDIDLNVIHLRGHTPGSIALLYRDPEGPAHLFTGDSLFPGGLGNTNDDAARFSSLYTDVVTRIFDQLPDDTLVHPGHGDGTTLGAQRGSLAEWKKRGW